The genomic interval AAATTACAACAAAGGTATTGGATTATAGGTTTGAAAGGTGTGGGTCTATGGGAACCTGTGGTTGTTCTAAAAAACAAATAAATGCTACACAACAATGTCCCCTATGTAAGGAAGAAGCCAAGTATATTTATTACTTAGCAGTGAGGCCTATAGTAAAGGAAAATTTACAAAGGCTGGTGCAGAAGGATAATTATTTCATCTGTAGAAACTCACAATGTGATGTCGTATTCTTTAACCAAGATGAAAATATTATTTTTTTAACACAGGATATCAATATGGCAGCAGACTTTCATGAGGTTTCAAAACCAAAAAGCCAATCCTGTAAAGAGGGATGTAAGGGATGCAATTCAAGTAAAGGGTGATGATAAATATGAAAAAAAAATCAATTTCAGTAGTAATCCTTGCTGGAGGCGGTAGTACTCGAATGGGAAGAAATAAGGCTCTGTTGCAATTAGGAAACAAAACGATGATTGAAGAAATTATTGATAAAGTCAGACCCTTATTTGATGAAATTATTGTAGTTACCAATAATCCTGAAGAATATCCTATGTTAAGGGATATACTATTTGTAAAGGATACTATAAAAACCGCACAAAAGAATTCTCTAGTAGGGATTTATACAGGTCTATTAACCAGTCAAAACCCTTATACCTTTATTATTCCTTGTGATATGCCCTTTATCAATTCTGAGCTTATTACCTATATGATCCATCAATTGGAGGAAGAGGATATCCTGATTCCCTTTGTGGAGGGACACTATCAACCATTACACGCCATATACGGAAAGAAATGTTTAGCTCCCATAAAAAAATTATTAGATAAGGAGCAATATAAAATTATTAATTTTTTTCCTGAGGTTTCAGTAAAAACCATATGTGATGAAGAAGTAACAAGATTTTCTAAAGATATGATATGTTTTTTAAATATCAATACCTATGAAAATTATTTAACCATAAAAGAAAACTGGAGTGGAATCTAAAAGATAAGAGGTGGAAAAATGTCAAAGGATTCAATGGAAATTTTAGGTGACAAAGGAAAAATAAAAATTGCTAGTGATATTGTTATGACCATAGCCCGTCATACTGCGGAAGAGGTAGAAGGGATTATCTCTATTAAGGGTGGATTACCAGGGAGTATAAGTGAACTTTTCGGCAAAAAAACCAGTAACAAAAAAGGTATAAAAATTGAAAATGAAGAAACTCAAGTAATAATCAACCTTTCTGTTGTTGTAGCATATGGGATAGTTATTCCAGAGGTTATTAAAAAA from Natronincola ferrireducens carries:
- a CDS encoding molybdenum cofactor guanylyltransferase — protein: MKKKSISVVILAGGGSTRMGRNKALLQLGNKTMIEEIIDKVRPLFDEIIVVTNNPEEYPMLRDILFVKDTIKTAQKNSLVGIYTGLLTSQNPYTFIIPCDMPFINSELITYMIHQLEEEDILIPFVEGHYQPLHAIYGKKCLAPIKKLLDKEQYKIINFFPEVSVKTICDEEVTRFSKDMICFLNINTYENYLTIKENWSGI
- a CDS encoding Asp23/Gls24 family envelope stress response protein — translated: MSKDSMEILGDKGKIKIASDIVMTIARHTAEEVEGIISIKGGLPGSISELFGKKTSNKKGIKIENEETQVIINLSVVVAYGIVIPEVIKKVQEKVKSSVESMTDIPVSRVNVFVQDVNIT